The segment TATGAATGGAATAGCTTGTTTGTTTATTGGTGGGATTACGGCATATCTCTAAAAGGATTTCTGGGAGAAAGTGGCATGGCTACTTTAATTAGTATAATCGTTGGATTTATGGTAATGGGCTTTATCGCCACATTGTAGGCAAGCTAAACAGGTAATTTTTTTATCCTCATTTTTTGATGTTTAATGTTTGTCATGTAAGATATCGGTTAATTTATCTTTCTGGTTGTTAAGAATCAAGGTTGATGGTTATCAAAATGTTAAGGATAATTTTTCTTTATAATTAAATAATTCTAAAAACTATAAAAAGGGTAAAAAAAGATTAAAGATGTGTGATTGCATATTTATCATGGGATTAAAGGGTATTGTCAATATTATCATTTATGTGGTGAAATGGGATTTTTTCATTTTACTTTAATTTCCAGGGTAAGTAACAATACCCATTTTGATAATATGCGGGTGGTACTTTTTACCACTACTACTTATTATGTAAGGGGTAGTATATAAAGATTACTTTATAGTTGTTAAATAATTTTTTACTTACCAATTTTTTTTATCAACTTTAATTTAAATAATTTATTTTTTGCTAAGTTTTTCTTGATTTTCTTTTTGAAAAAAATTTTATATAGTATATCCCTTAAACTTATTATTAGAACTCAATTATATATTATCTTTGAAAGGATGTAACAATGACCAATGCAATGAATATAAAAGCAATAGAAAAACCGGGTGTTTTAAGTAAACTAACCAGTTTTATTGCTAAAAGAAACGTTAATATAGTCTATACTCAAGTATATAGGGAATCTTCAGAATATGCTTCAACATATATAGAAGTAGAAGATGTTGATGATTTCGATTTATTAGTTAAAGATATCGAATGTATTGATGAAGTGTTGAGCGTTAAAAAATCACCATCAATGGATAAAATCTGGGGAAAAAGAATCATCATTATCGGTGGGGGTGCCCAAATATCACAAGTTGCATTAGGTGCAATAACAGAAGCCGATCGTCATAATATCCGTGGCGAAAGAATAAGTGTCGATACATTACCAATTGTCGGTGAAAAGAAGTTAACCGAGGCAGTAAGGGCTGTATTGTCCCTTCCACGTGTCGGCGTATTGGTTCTTGCCGGTTCATTGATGGGCGGTACGATTGTCGATTCCATCAAGGAAATCAAACAGCATAGTGATATAAAGATTATCAGTTTGAATATGGTCGGTTCCGTGAGGAATTATGCTGATTTGGTCGTAACTGATCCTGTTCAGGCAGGAGTCATGGCAGTAATGACCGTTGCCAATACTGCCAAGTTTGACATTGATAGGGTTGATGAAGTTTTATAATCCATTTGTTTTTGCTGATTTTTTTTCACTTTTTTCTAGGATTTCTTTTTTTCGTTAACCGGGCATTTTTCTAATTTTATGTATTCATTTATTGATTCACGGGTAGTGCCTATTATTAATTTGTATATTTTTATACCGGAGTCTTTATACAGATATTCTTCACATACACCAGAAGCAATAACCCTTTCATTATTCTTTACAATTCCCGTATAAGTATGAGTAAATGATATTATACTTTCAATATTTCTGGGTCTACCTTCTAAAAATTCAACATTGCTTATTGTATATGTAGCTGGATTGTCATAAGAAAGTGAATCATTAATTATGTCACATTTTATCCTAATCTTTTCCAATTGATTAATGCTGACATTCTCCTCGATATCAATTTCATCCTCTTTTCTGTTTAATAAAATATCAAACAATGTATTATTAATAACTCCCCTATTATTCTTACGTGATTCATACCATTTGAATTCATTAAAACTCATGGAATCATCCTTTATACGCTTATTATAAACAAATTCCCAATAATCATCCCCAATAGCATCCAAGCATACATTTTTATCATTCTTTGCATTTGAATAAAATTCAATTGCCCTTCTATGT is part of the Methanosphaera sp. BMS genome and harbors:
- a CDS encoding nucleotidyltransferase domain-containing protein, with amino-acid sequence MKVNTRFYLKTRDNLFFAANSYNHPKTHYIAFLRYVPCDDGDRVLDGVRYKKVNSNEAYDYLKRNHPDYLFEWNIINKKMMGVLKEDVVEVYDPILGLKKIRENRNKSSLYEKICLLSDTFHDCAGIAYENMGVTGSSLIGLENETSDIDFIVFGLDEHRRAIEFYSNAKNDKNVCLDAIGDDYWEFVYNKRIKDDSMSFNEFKWYESRKNNRGVINNTLFDILLNRKEDEIDIEENVSINQLEKIRIKCDIINDSLSYDNPATYTISNVEFLEGRPRNIESIISFTHTYTGIVKNNERVIASGVCEEYLYKDSGIKIYKLIIGTTRESINEYIKLEKCPVNEKKKS
- a CDS encoding DUF5612 domain-containing protein → MTNAMNIKAIEKPGVLSKLTSFIAKRNVNIVYTQVYRESSEYASTYIEVEDVDDFDLLVKDIECIDEVLSVKKSPSMDKIWGKRIIIIGGGAQISQVALGAITEADRHNIRGERISVDTLPIVGEKKLTEAVRAVLSLPRVGVLVLAGSLMGGTIVDSIKEIKQHSDIKIISLNMVGSVRNYADLVVTDPVQAGVMAVMTVANTAKFDIDRVDEVL